A genomic region of Papaver somniferum cultivar HN1 chromosome 7, ASM357369v1, whole genome shotgun sequence contains the following coding sequences:
- the LOC113295164 gene encoding probable leucine-rich repeat receptor-like protein kinase At1g35710 isoform X2: MLQQVNSTASTTSPCKWYGINCNREGSVDEVNIAGLGLQGTLHKFNFSSFSNFVSLDLSSNELFGTIPSRISILSKLTHLDLSFNKLSGHIPPEIASLTSLLYLDLSQNQISGSIPREIGNLYSLTDARFYINNLSGPMPSSICNLTNLTSISFYENQISGVIPRDIGRLSSLTFLELSTNSLSGSIPASLTNLTSLDTLYLYNNQLSGIIPRDIGRLRSLIGSDMSTNNLSGSLPASLTNLIRLDDLSLNQNQLSGIIPRDIGRLRFLTTFDLSRNNINGSIPTSICRLASLAWLSVYGNQLTGTIPRDIGRLRSLTILQLFQNQLTGSIPASVGNLRNLTRLSLFQNQLTGSLPIKINNLTQLKVLDFAENKLSGYLPQHVCQSGVLQEFLAGYNYFTGSIPRSLRNCTSLRVLGVENNNLLDNITEAFHVYPHLFRLNVAFNMFYGELSKNWGDCQNLTAISFTWNNISGKIPSEIGKLKSLSALYLTSNNLVGEIPEELFKLSSLIYLSVCNNQLSGKLSSAVGMLSSLQDLDLSRNMFSGPIPKQLGECSKLLSLNLNSNNFNGNIPPQIGNLDSLQILLDLSYNELSGELPSALGKLSKLINLNVSHNKLFGSIPSSFDQMLSLTTVNISYNQLNGPLPNIKAFKDASIDAFKNNKGLCSNNFRGLKPCNSPVVIGKKEPKHNKLVLIILLPLFGSLFLLFILLAILFRLRQISVRNMALGNQPGVTNTGRNLFSICNYDGRIVFEDIIEATEDFNAKYCIGTGGYGSVYKAGLSTGQVVAVKKLHVSGEDSEIFDIKSFESEIHALTEIRHRNIVKLFGFCCNLERKISFLVYEFVERGSLKNVLCDGEQAVGFDWIKRLRFIRGTANALAYMHHDCVPAIVHRDISSNNILLDSEYEAHVSDFGTARILKPDSSNWTSLAGTYGYVAPELAFTLKVTEKCDVYSFGVIILEVLMGRHPSEIIKLLSQILHSSLSSSNVGQNIRLGDILDQRIGAPPAAVQNEIMCTVKVGFSCLHANPLTRPTMEEVSAELSRSAQNNTSLPKSFETITLAYLLML, translated from the exons ATGTTACAACAA GTGAATTCTACTGCGAGTACAACGAGTCCATGCAAGTGGTATGGAATCAATTGTAACAGAGAGGGAAGCGTCGATGAAGTGAATATAGCTGGTTTGGGTTTACAAGGTACGCTCCATAAATTCAATTTCTCATCTTTCTCCAACTTTGTTAGTCTTGACTTGAGCAGCAATGAACTCTTCGGAACCATTCCATCCCGAATCAGTATTCTTTCAAAACTCACCCACCTTGATCTTTCCTTCAATAAACTTTCTGGACATATTCCACCAGAAATAGCATCTCTCACAAGTCTGCTGTATTTAGACCTTTCTCAAAATCAAATTAGTGGATCCATCCCTCGCGAAATTGGCAATTTATATTCTCTCACTGATGCAAGGTTCTACATAAATAATCTGAGTGGTCCGATGCCTTCTTCTATCTGCAATCTGACTAACTTGACCAGTATatcattttatgaaaatcaaatcTCGGGTGTCATTCCTCGAGATATCGGAAGGTTAAGTTCTCTTACCTTCTTAGAATTGTCCACCAACAGTCTTAGTGGTTCAATCCCTGCTTCTTTAACCAATCTAACTAGTCTGGACACTCTTTACCTATATAATAATCAACTTTCTGGAATCATTCCTCGAGATATAGGAAGGCTACGGTCTCTTATAGGCTCTGATATGTCTACAAACAATCTCAGTGGTTCACTTCCCGCTTCATTAACCAATTTGATTAGACTAGACGATCTTTCCCTTAACCAAAATCAACTTTCTGGTATCATTCCTCGAGATATAGGAAGGCTACGCTTTCTTACCACCTTTGATTTGTCCAGAAACAATATCAATGGTTCAATCCCTACTTCTATATGCCGCTTGGCCAGCCTCGCATGGTTATCAGTTTATGGAAATCAACTGACTGGCACCATCCCTCGAGATATTGGAAGGTTAAGGTCTCTTACCATCTTACAGTTGTTCCAAAACCAACTTACTGGTTCAATCCCTGCTTCGGTGGGtaatttgagaaatttgactCGTCTGTCTCTTTTTCAAAATCAATTAACTGGTTCACTACCAATAAAAATCAACAATCTGACACAGTTGAAAGTATTGGATTTTGCTGAGAATAAGCTTTCTGGTTATTTACCTCAACATGTATGTCAAAGCGGAGTGCTGCAAGAATTTTTGGCAGGTTATAACTACTTCACGGGTTCCATACCAAGAAGTCTTAGAAATTGCACTAGTTTAAGAGTACTCGGAGTTGAAAACAATAATCTGTTAGATAATATAACCGAGGCGTTTCACGTGTATCCACATCTATTTAGATTAAATGTGGCTTTCAATATGTTCTATGGTGAACTCTCAAAAAACTGGGGGGATTGTCAGAATTTAACAGCCATATCTTTCACATGGAACAATATCAGTGGCAAAATACCATCTGAAATTGGAAAGTTGAAGAGTTTAAGTGCACTATATCTTACTTCCAATAATTTAGTAGGGGAAATTCCTGAGGAGTTGTTCAAATTGTCTTCATTGATCTATTTGAGTGTGTGTAATAACCAACTCTCAGGTAAGTTGTCTTCTGCGGTTGGAATGTTATCCAGCCTGCAAGATCTCGACTTATCGAGAAATATGTTCAGTGGACCAATACCCAAACAATTAGGAGAGTGTTCAAAGTTACTATCTTTGAATTTGAACTCAAACAATTTCAATGGAAATATCCCACCCCAGATAGGAAACTTGGATTCATTACAGATTTTGTTAGATCTTAGTTACAATGAGCTGAGTGGAGAGTTACCGTCAGCTCTCGGAAAATTAAGCAAACTGATAAATCTCAATGTATCTCATAACAAGCTTTTTGGCTCAATTCCATCTTCATTTGATCAAATGCTTAGCTTGACCACTGTCAATATTTCCTACAATCAACTGAATGGTCCTCTTCCAAACATCAAGGCCTTTAAGGATGCTTCCATTGATGCTTTCAAGAACAACAAAGGGTTATGTAGTAACAACTTTAGAGGTTTAAAACCTTGTAATTCTCCAGTTGTTATTGGGAAAAAAGAGCCCAAGCATAATAAACTCGTGCTAATAATCCTGCTTCCTTTGTTTGGTTCGCTGTTTCTTTTATTCATACTCCTCGCCATTCTGTTTCGCCTTCGACAAATATCAGTAAGAAATATGGCACTTGGAAATCAACCTGGAGTTACCAATACCGGAAGAAATTTGTTTTCAATTTGTAATTATGATGGGAGAATAGTGTTcgaagacataattgaagcaactGAGGATTTTAATGCTAAATACTGCATTGGAACAGGAGGATATGGGAGTGTTTACAAAGCAGGGCTGTCAACAGGTCAGGTTGTTGCTGTGAAGAAACTTCACGTGTCAGGTGAAGATTCCGAGATATTCGATATCAAGTCATTTGAAAGTGAAATTCACGCACTGACAGAAATCCGACACCGGAACATCGTGAAACTTTTCGGTTTCTGCTGTAATCTTGAAAGGAAAATCTCATttttggtttatgagttcgtagaGAGgggaagtttgaaaaatgttttatgCGACGGGGAACAAGCAGTGGGGTTCGACTGGATAAAGAGGTTAAGATTCATAAGGGGAACAGCTAATGCACTTGCTTACATGCACCACGATTGCGTTCCAGCAATAGTTCACAGGGACATATCTAGCAACAATATTTTGTTGGATTCTGAATATGAAGCTCATGTTTCTGATTTTGGTACAGCGAGAATTTTGAAGCCAGATTCATCCAACTGGACTTCACTTGCAGGAACTTACGGATATGTGGCTCCAG AGCTTGCATTTACATTGAAGGTCACCGAGAAGTGCGATGTTTATAGCTTTGGGGTGATCATATTAGAAGTACTAATGGGAAGGCATCCATCTGAAATCATCAAATTACTCTCCCAGATACTTCATTCGTCTTTGTCTTCGAGTAACGTGGGGCAAAACATAAGGTTGGGAGATATCTTAGACCAACGCATTGGAGCACCGCCTGCTGCTGTTCAGAATGAAATAATGTGTACTGTGAAAGTTGGATTTTCATGTTTGCATGCTAATCCCCTTACTCGGCCAACTATGGAAGAAGTATCAGCGGAGCTATCACGGTCAGCGCAGAACAACACATCTTTGCCCAAGTCCTTTGAAACTATTACTTTAGCGTACCTACTCATGTTGTAA
- the LOC113295164 gene encoding probable leucine-rich repeat receptor-like protein kinase At1g35710 isoform X1: MLQQVNVAIAALLVLALLLVSSSNASVFASRSFVSLTYNIQLVEEEVDALLKWKSSLINQNHSLLSSWKVNSTASTTSPCKWYGINCNREGSVDEVNIAGLGLQGTLHKFNFSSFSNFVSLDLSSNELFGTIPSRISILSKLTHLDLSFNKLSGHIPPEIASLTSLLYLDLSQNQISGSIPREIGNLYSLTDARFYINNLSGPMPSSICNLTNLTSISFYENQISGVIPRDIGRLSSLTFLELSTNSLSGSIPASLTNLTSLDTLYLYNNQLSGIIPRDIGRLRSLIGSDMSTNNLSGSLPASLTNLIRLDDLSLNQNQLSGIIPRDIGRLRFLTTFDLSRNNINGSIPTSICRLASLAWLSVYGNQLTGTIPRDIGRLRSLTILQLFQNQLTGSIPASVGNLRNLTRLSLFQNQLTGSLPIKINNLTQLKVLDFAENKLSGYLPQHVCQSGVLQEFLAGYNYFTGSIPRSLRNCTSLRVLGVENNNLLDNITEAFHVYPHLFRLNVAFNMFYGELSKNWGDCQNLTAISFTWNNISGKIPSEIGKLKSLSALYLTSNNLVGEIPEELFKLSSLIYLSVCNNQLSGKLSSAVGMLSSLQDLDLSRNMFSGPIPKQLGECSKLLSLNLNSNNFNGNIPPQIGNLDSLQILLDLSYNELSGELPSALGKLSKLINLNVSHNKLFGSIPSSFDQMLSLTTVNISYNQLNGPLPNIKAFKDASIDAFKNNKGLCSNNFRGLKPCNSPVVIGKKEPKHNKLVLIILLPLFGSLFLLFILLAILFRLRQISVRNMALGNQPGVTNTGRNLFSICNYDGRIVFEDIIEATEDFNAKYCIGTGGYGSVYKAGLSTGQVVAVKKLHVSGEDSEIFDIKSFESEIHALTEIRHRNIVKLFGFCCNLERKISFLVYEFVERGSLKNVLCDGEQAVGFDWIKRLRFIRGTANALAYMHHDCVPAIVHRDISSNNILLDSEYEAHVSDFGTARILKPDSSNWTSLAGTYGYVAPELAFTLKVTEKCDVYSFGVIILEVLMGRHPSEIIKLLSQILHSSLSSSNVGQNIRLGDILDQRIGAPPAAVQNEIMCTVKVGFSCLHANPLTRPTMEEVSAELSRSAQNNTSLPKSFETITLAYLLML, from the exons ATGTTACAACAAGTAAACGTTGCCATTGCTGCTCTGTTAGTTCTGGCATTACTGTTGGTTTCATCTTCGAATGCATCTGTCTTTGCTTCtcgttcttttgtttctttaactTACAATATAcaactagttgaagaagaagtagaTGCTCTTTTGAAATGGAAATCATCACTTATTAACCAAAATCATTCTCTTCTCTCTTCTTGGAAGGTGAATTCTACTGCGAGTACAACGAGTCCATGCAAGTGGTATGGAATCAATTGTAACAGAGAGGGAAGCGTCGATGAAGTGAATATAGCTGGTTTGGGTTTACAAGGTACGCTCCATAAATTCAATTTCTCATCTTTCTCCAACTTTGTTAGTCTTGACTTGAGCAGCAATGAACTCTTCGGAACCATTCCATCCCGAATCAGTATTCTTTCAAAACTCACCCACCTTGATCTTTCCTTCAATAAACTTTCTGGACATATTCCACCAGAAATAGCATCTCTCACAAGTCTGCTGTATTTAGACCTTTCTCAAAATCAAATTAGTGGATCCATCCCTCGCGAAATTGGCAATTTATATTCTCTCACTGATGCAAGGTTCTACATAAATAATCTGAGTGGTCCGATGCCTTCTTCTATCTGCAATCTGACTAACTTGACCAGTATatcattttatgaaaatcaaatcTCGGGTGTCATTCCTCGAGATATCGGAAGGTTAAGTTCTCTTACCTTCTTAGAATTGTCCACCAACAGTCTTAGTGGTTCAATCCCTGCTTCTTTAACCAATCTAACTAGTCTGGACACTCTTTACCTATATAATAATCAACTTTCTGGAATCATTCCTCGAGATATAGGAAGGCTACGGTCTCTTATAGGCTCTGATATGTCTACAAACAATCTCAGTGGTTCACTTCCCGCTTCATTAACCAATTTGATTAGACTAGACGATCTTTCCCTTAACCAAAATCAACTTTCTGGTATCATTCCTCGAGATATAGGAAGGCTACGCTTTCTTACCACCTTTGATTTGTCCAGAAACAATATCAATGGTTCAATCCCTACTTCTATATGCCGCTTGGCCAGCCTCGCATGGTTATCAGTTTATGGAAATCAACTGACTGGCACCATCCCTCGAGATATTGGAAGGTTAAGGTCTCTTACCATCTTACAGTTGTTCCAAAACCAACTTACTGGTTCAATCCCTGCTTCGGTGGGtaatttgagaaatttgactCGTCTGTCTCTTTTTCAAAATCAATTAACTGGTTCACTACCAATAAAAATCAACAATCTGACACAGTTGAAAGTATTGGATTTTGCTGAGAATAAGCTTTCTGGTTATTTACCTCAACATGTATGTCAAAGCGGAGTGCTGCAAGAATTTTTGGCAGGTTATAACTACTTCACGGGTTCCATACCAAGAAGTCTTAGAAATTGCACTAGTTTAAGAGTACTCGGAGTTGAAAACAATAATCTGTTAGATAATATAACCGAGGCGTTTCACGTGTATCCACATCTATTTAGATTAAATGTGGCTTTCAATATGTTCTATGGTGAACTCTCAAAAAACTGGGGGGATTGTCAGAATTTAACAGCCATATCTTTCACATGGAACAATATCAGTGGCAAAATACCATCTGAAATTGGAAAGTTGAAGAGTTTAAGTGCACTATATCTTACTTCCAATAATTTAGTAGGGGAAATTCCTGAGGAGTTGTTCAAATTGTCTTCATTGATCTATTTGAGTGTGTGTAATAACCAACTCTCAGGTAAGTTGTCTTCTGCGGTTGGAATGTTATCCAGCCTGCAAGATCTCGACTTATCGAGAAATATGTTCAGTGGACCAATACCCAAACAATTAGGAGAGTGTTCAAAGTTACTATCTTTGAATTTGAACTCAAACAATTTCAATGGAAATATCCCACCCCAGATAGGAAACTTGGATTCATTACAGATTTTGTTAGATCTTAGTTACAATGAGCTGAGTGGAGAGTTACCGTCAGCTCTCGGAAAATTAAGCAAACTGATAAATCTCAATGTATCTCATAACAAGCTTTTTGGCTCAATTCCATCTTCATTTGATCAAATGCTTAGCTTGACCACTGTCAATATTTCCTACAATCAACTGAATGGTCCTCTTCCAAACATCAAGGCCTTTAAGGATGCTTCCATTGATGCTTTCAAGAACAACAAAGGGTTATGTAGTAACAACTTTAGAGGTTTAAAACCTTGTAATTCTCCAGTTGTTATTGGGAAAAAAGAGCCCAAGCATAATAAACTCGTGCTAATAATCCTGCTTCCTTTGTTTGGTTCGCTGTTTCTTTTATTCATACTCCTCGCCATTCTGTTTCGCCTTCGACAAATATCAGTAAGAAATATGGCACTTGGAAATCAACCTGGAGTTACCAATACCGGAAGAAATTTGTTTTCAATTTGTAATTATGATGGGAGAATAGTGTTcgaagacataattgaagcaactGAGGATTTTAATGCTAAATACTGCATTGGAACAGGAGGATATGGGAGTGTTTACAAAGCAGGGCTGTCAACAGGTCAGGTTGTTGCTGTGAAGAAACTTCACGTGTCAGGTGAAGATTCCGAGATATTCGATATCAAGTCATTTGAAAGTGAAATTCACGCACTGACAGAAATCCGACACCGGAACATCGTGAAACTTTTCGGTTTCTGCTGTAATCTTGAAAGGAAAATCTCATttttggtttatgagttcgtagaGAGgggaagtttgaaaaatgttttatgCGACGGGGAACAAGCAGTGGGGTTCGACTGGATAAAGAGGTTAAGATTCATAAGGGGAACAGCTAATGCACTTGCTTACATGCACCACGATTGCGTTCCAGCAATAGTTCACAGGGACATATCTAGCAACAATATTTTGTTGGATTCTGAATATGAAGCTCATGTTTCTGATTTTGGTACAGCGAGAATTTTGAAGCCAGATTCATCCAACTGGACTTCACTTGCAGGAACTTACGGATATGTGGCTCCAG AGCTTGCATTTACATTGAAGGTCACCGAGAAGTGCGATGTTTATAGCTTTGGGGTGATCATATTAGAAGTACTAATGGGAAGGCATCCATCTGAAATCATCAAATTACTCTCCCAGATACTTCATTCGTCTTTGTCTTCGAGTAACGTGGGGCAAAACATAAGGTTGGGAGATATCTTAGACCAACGCATTGGAGCACCGCCTGCTGCTGTTCAGAATGAAATAATGTGTACTGTGAAAGTTGGATTTTCATGTTTGCATGCTAATCCCCTTACTCGGCCAACTATGGAAGAAGTATCAGCGGAGCTATCACGGTCAGCGCAGAACAACACATCTTTGCCCAAGTCCTTTGAAACTATTACTTTAGCGTACCTACTCATGTTGTAA
- the LOC113295164 gene encoding MDIS1-interacting receptor like kinase 2-like isoform X4, whose amino-acid sequence MPSSICNLTNLTSISFYENQISGVIPRDIGRLSSLTFLELSTNSLSGSIPASLTNLTSLDTLYLYNNQLSGIIPRDIGRLRSLIGSDMSTNNLSGSLPASLTNLIRLDDLSLNQNQLSGIIPRDIGRLRFLTTFDLSRNNINGSIPTSICRLASLAWLSVYGNQLTGTIPRDIGRLRSLTILQLFQNQLTGSIPASVGNLRNLTRLSLFQNQLTGSLPIKINNLTQLKVLDFAENKLSGYLPQHVCQSGVLQEFLAGYNYFTGSIPRSLRNCTSLRVLGVENNNLLDNITEAFHVYPHLFRLNVAFNMFYGELSKNWGDCQNLTAISFTWNNISGKIPSEIGKLKSLSALYLTSNNLVGEIPEELFKLSSLIYLSVCNNQLSGKLSSAVGMLSSLQDLDLSRNMFSGPIPKQLGECSKLLSLNLNSNNFNGNIPPQIGNLDSLQILLDLSYNELSGELPSALGKLSKLINLNVSHNKLFGSIPSSFDQMLSLTTVNISYNQLNGPLPNIKAFKDASIDAFKNNKGLCSNNFRGLKPCNSPVVIGKKEPKHNKLVLIILLPLFGSLFLLFILLAILFRLRQISVRNMALGNQPGVTNTGRNLFSICNYDGRIVFEDIIEATEDFNAKYCIGTGGYGSVYKAGLSTGQVVAVKKLHVSGEDSEIFDIKSFESEIHALTEIRHRNIVKLFGFCCNLERKISFLVYEFVERGSLKNVLCDGEQAVGFDWIKRLRFIRGTANALAYMHHDCVPAIVHRDISSNNILLDSEYEAHVSDFGTARILKPDSSNWTSLAGTYGYVAPELAFTLKVTEKCDVYSFGVIILEVLMGRHPSEIIKLLSQILHSSLSSSNVGQNIRLGDILDQRIGAPPAAVQNEIMCTVKVGFSCLHANPLTRPTMEEVSAELSRSAQNNTSLPKSFETITLAYLLML is encoded by the exons ATGCCTTCTTCTATCTGCAATCTGACTAACTTGACCAGTATatcattttatgaaaatcaaatcTCGGGTGTCATTCCTCGAGATATCGGAAGGTTAAGTTCTCTTACCTTCTTAGAATTGTCCACCAACAGTCTTAGTGGTTCAATCCCTGCTTCTTTAACCAATCTAACTAGTCTGGACACTCTTTACCTATATAATAATCAACTTTCTGGAATCATTCCTCGAGATATAGGAAGGCTACGGTCTCTTATAGGCTCTGATATGTCTACAAACAATCTCAGTGGTTCACTTCCCGCTTCATTAACCAATTTGATTAGACTAGACGATCTTTCCCTTAACCAAAATCAACTTTCTGGTATCATTCCTCGAGATATAGGAAGGCTACGCTTTCTTACCACCTTTGATTTGTCCAGAAACAATATCAATGGTTCAATCCCTACTTCTATATGCCGCTTGGCCAGCCTCGCATGGTTATCAGTTTATGGAAATCAACTGACTGGCACCATCCCTCGAGATATTGGAAGGTTAAGGTCTCTTACCATCTTACAGTTGTTCCAAAACCAACTTACTGGTTCAATCCCTGCTTCGGTGGGtaatttgagaaatttgactCGTCTGTCTCTTTTTCAAAATCAATTAACTGGTTCACTACCAATAAAAATCAACAATCTGACACAGTTGAAAGTATTGGATTTTGCTGAGAATAAGCTTTCTGGTTATTTACCTCAACATGTATGTCAAAGCGGAGTGCTGCAAGAATTTTTGGCAGGTTATAACTACTTCACGGGTTCCATACCAAGAAGTCTTAGAAATTGCACTAGTTTAAGAGTACTCGGAGTTGAAAACAATAATCTGTTAGATAATATAACCGAGGCGTTTCACGTGTATCCACATCTATTTAGATTAAATGTGGCTTTCAATATGTTCTATGGTGAACTCTCAAAAAACTGGGGGGATTGTCAGAATTTAACAGCCATATCTTTCACATGGAACAATATCAGTGGCAAAATACCATCTGAAATTGGAAAGTTGAAGAGTTTAAGTGCACTATATCTTACTTCCAATAATTTAGTAGGGGAAATTCCTGAGGAGTTGTTCAAATTGTCTTCATTGATCTATTTGAGTGTGTGTAATAACCAACTCTCAGGTAAGTTGTCTTCTGCGGTTGGAATGTTATCCAGCCTGCAAGATCTCGACTTATCGAGAAATATGTTCAGTGGACCAATACCCAAACAATTAGGAGAGTGTTCAAAGTTACTATCTTTGAATTTGAACTCAAACAATTTCAATGGAAATATCCCACCCCAGATAGGAAACTTGGATTCATTACAGATTTTGTTAGATCTTAGTTACAATGAGCTGAGTGGAGAGTTACCGTCAGCTCTCGGAAAATTAAGCAAACTGATAAATCTCAATGTATCTCATAACAAGCTTTTTGGCTCAATTCCATCTTCATTTGATCAAATGCTTAGCTTGACCACTGTCAATATTTCCTACAATCAACTGAATGGTCCTCTTCCAAACATCAAGGCCTTTAAGGATGCTTCCATTGATGCTTTCAAGAACAACAAAGGGTTATGTAGTAACAACTTTAGAGGTTTAAAACCTTGTAATTCTCCAGTTGTTATTGGGAAAAAAGAGCCCAAGCATAATAAACTCGTGCTAATAATCCTGCTTCCTTTGTTTGGTTCGCTGTTTCTTTTATTCATACTCCTCGCCATTCTGTTTCGCCTTCGACAAATATCAGTAAGAAATATGGCACTTGGAAATCAACCTGGAGTTACCAATACCGGAAGAAATTTGTTTTCAATTTGTAATTATGATGGGAGAATAGTGTTcgaagacataattgaagcaactGAGGATTTTAATGCTAAATACTGCATTGGAACAGGAGGATATGGGAGTGTTTACAAAGCAGGGCTGTCAACAGGTCAGGTTGTTGCTGTGAAGAAACTTCACGTGTCAGGTGAAGATTCCGAGATATTCGATATCAAGTCATTTGAAAGTGAAATTCACGCACTGACAGAAATCCGACACCGGAACATCGTGAAACTTTTCGGTTTCTGCTGTAATCTTGAAAGGAAAATCTCATttttggtttatgagttcgtagaGAGgggaagtttgaaaaatgttttatgCGACGGGGAACAAGCAGTGGGGTTCGACTGGATAAAGAGGTTAAGATTCATAAGGGGAACAGCTAATGCACTTGCTTACATGCACCACGATTGCGTTCCAGCAATAGTTCACAGGGACATATCTAGCAACAATATTTTGTTGGATTCTGAATATGAAGCTCATGTTTCTGATTTTGGTACAGCGAGAATTTTGAAGCCAGATTCATCCAACTGGACTTCACTTGCAGGAACTTACGGATATGTGGCTCCAG AGCTTGCATTTACATTGAAGGTCACCGAGAAGTGCGATGTTTATAGCTTTGGGGTGATCATATTAGAAGTACTAATGGGAAGGCATCCATCTGAAATCATCAAATTACTCTCCCAGATACTTCATTCGTCTTTGTCTTCGAGTAACGTGGGGCAAAACATAAGGTTGGGAGATATCTTAGACCAACGCATTGGAGCACCGCCTGCTGCTGTTCAGAATGAAATAATGTGTACTGTGAAAGTTGGATTTTCATGTTTGCATGCTAATCCCCTTACTCGGCCAACTATGGAAGAAGTATCAGCGGAGCTATCACGGTCAGCGCAGAACAACACATCTTTGCCCAAGTCCTTTGAAACTATTACTTTAGCGTACCTACTCATGTTGTAA